Within the Euzebyales bacterium genome, the region GTCGAGGTCCGTCCGCAGGACGTCGCGGCCTCGGCGCGCCCACTCCAGCTCCTCGCGCTTGGCGACTCGTCCATCGCGGGGATCGGTGCCGACCGGCTCGAGGGCTGCCTCGCCGTGCAGGTGGCGCAGCGCGTCGCCGACACGACCGGCCAGCCCGTGCGCGTCCGCGGCTACGGCGTGTCCGGTGCCCGCACCGCCGACGTCGCCGCGTCGCAGGTCGCAGCACTGGATACCCGTGACGGAGCAGATGCCGTCGTCGTGGTCGTCGGCATGAACGACATCGTGCACGTGACACCGCCGTGGGCGTACCGCAGTGCCGTCCTTGACCTGTACGAACTGCTGCGCGGGCGCCTCGACGACGTGCCCGTGGTCGCGTGCAGCCTGCCGGAGGTCCGTTCCATCACGATCGTCGGACATCCGCTGCGCGACATCGCCGTCGTCTACGGCCGCCTGCTCGGCCGGATCCAGCGACAGGCGGTGCGGCGGGTCCCGAACGTCGCCTTCGTCGATGCCCGACGCTCCGTTGGACCAGCCTTCGTCCGACGCCTCGAGACGATGAGCGTCGACGGATTCCACCCGTCGACGCTCGGATACGGGCTGCTGGCCGACGCTCTTGCACGGACCATCAGTACCGCGCTGGGGTCCGAACGTGACGCGTTGGCCGTGTCGCCATGAGTAGGACGTGCTGCTGGCGATCGCGTCTGGCGGACTGTGCCGTCAGGATCGACAGCGACGTTGGTGAACGCAGGGTCGCCGTTGCCCACGTTGCTTCGGCCACGCCAGGCGCGCAATCGTGTCAGGTACCTCTGGCGGGGCAGACTTGGCGCATGGAGACGTGGGACGCGATCCGGTCACGGCGAAACGTGCGCGCCTACGAGGACCGCCCGATCCCGGCCGATGACCTCGACTGCGTGCTCGAGGCCGGGCGGCGTGCGCCATCCTCACGCAATCAACAGCGGTGGGATTTCGTGGTGTGCACAGACCGTGCCCAACTACGGGAGCTCGCGAAGGTCTGGAGGGGTGCTGGGCACGTTGCGAGGTCGGCAGCAACCGTGGGGCTGGTGACCGTCGCCTCGGCCAACTGGTCGGTCGCGTATGACCTCGGGCAGGCCACGATGTCGATGATGTTGGCTGCGGCGGACCTGGGCATCGGCAGCGGGCACGCTGCCGTGCGCGATCAGGAGCTGGCACGCCGCGTGCTGGGGTTCCCCGACGACCGGCAGCTGGCGTGGCTGATCGCGTTCGGGTACCCGGCCGGCCGCCCGCTGCGCCCGATCGACCGCCCTGATCGCAGGCCGTTCGACGACGTCGTCCACCGCGCCGGTTGGTAGCGGTGCCCCGGTCGGACGTTGACGACCACAAGGACGACCAGGGCGATCCGCAGGGACGTTCGTCCTGACGTCACGTACGCCGTTGCCTAGGCTCGACCTGGCCAGCGCGCATGCCATGTCCAAGCCCAGGGAGGGCACCAATGACGACCGATCGCATCGTGGAGATGACCCAGCGCGAGTGCATGGAGCTGCTCGCTGCCAACCACTTCGGACGCGTCGCTGTCAACGACGACCAGGGTCCGGTGGTGCTGCCGGTCAACTACCTGCTCGACGGCGACAGCGTGCTCTTCCGCAGTGGCCCGGGCACCAAGCTCGAGGCCGGCGTGCGGGGATCACCCGCCAGCTTCGAGATCGACGCGATCGACCCCCGCACCCGCACCGGCTGGAGCGTGGTCGCGCGAGGCACGCTCACCGACGTCTACGATCCTGACGAGATCGAGCGGGCGAAACGGCTGCCCGTCGCACCGTTCGCGGGCGGCGACCGGCCGTACTACCTGCGCCTGCTGATCTACGACGTGAGCGGCCGGCGCATCGAACTGCCCGAAGGCGTGCCAGACAGCTGGTACCGGCCGACCGGGCTGGGCCACGTGTGGCTCGACCGAGACGCGGCCGACCTCGGGTTGTAGCCGCTGCCGGGACCTGCTGACGACGATCAACGCAC harbors:
- a CDS encoding pyridoxamine 5'-phosphate oxidase family protein, with protein sequence MTTDRIVEMTQRECMELLAANHFGRVAVNDDQGPVVLPVNYLLDGDSVLFRSGPGTKLEAGVRGSPASFEIDAIDPRTRTGWSVVARGTLTDVYDPDEIERAKRLPVAPFAGGDRPYYLRLLIYDVSGRRIELPEGVPDSWYRPTGLGHVWLDRDAADLGL
- a CDS encoding nitroreductase family protein yields the protein METWDAIRSRRNVRAYEDRPIPADDLDCVLEAGRRAPSSRNQQRWDFVVCTDRAQLRELAKVWRGAGHVARSAATVGLVTVASANWSVAYDLGQATMSMMLAAADLGIGSGHAAVRDQELARRVLGFPDDRQLAWLIAFGYPAGRPLRPIDRPDRRPFDDVVHRAGW
- a CDS encoding GDSL-type esterase/lipase family protein, translating into VEVRPQDVAASARPLQLLALGDSSIAGIGADRLEGCLAVQVAQRVADTTGQPVRVRGYGVSGARTADVAASQVAALDTRDGADAVVVVVGMNDIVHVTPPWAYRSAVLDLYELLRGRLDDVPVVACSLPEVRSITIVGHPLRDIAVVYGRLLGRIQRQAVRRVPNVAFVDARRSVGPAFVRRLETMSVDGFHPSTLGYGLLADALARTISTALGSERDALAVSP